A segment of the Triticum urartu cultivar G1812 chromosome 1, Tu2.1, whole genome shotgun sequence genome:
CCTCGGAAAAATTCAGCACTTTGTCAGGAATTTTTTAACAGTTTGTTGAAATGAAACTTCTACCAACTAATGAGTACTACTGATGTGTTTATGAACAAGTAACTTACAGATTCATGAATCATGATACATATGCTGATCAGGGCACTTCATGAGAAGGAACGAAGGCGCAAAGGTGGCACGACGCGCACTCAATTCTTCATGGTGGCATTCGCGTGCAGTTTTGCCTACTACATCTTCCCAGGCTACCTGTTCGAGATGCTCACTTCCATTTCCTGGATCTGTTGGATCTTTCCCACCTCCGTAGTCGCTCAACAGCTCGGCTCGGGCCTCCACGGCCTTGGCATAGGTGCAATTGGGCTTGACTGGTCATCCATCTCCTCGTACCTCGGAAGCCCTCTCGCTAGCCCCTTGTTTGCCACTGCCAATATCGCTGCGGGCTTCTTCATCTACATTTATGTTGTCACGCCCATCACATACTGGTTTAACGTCTACGAGGCGCGGAGCTTCCCTATCTTTTCAGATGGTCTCTTTACGGCGACTGGTCAGAAATACAACATCTCTAGTATTGTGGATTCCGAGTTCCACTTCGATGCAAATGCCTATGAGAAGAATGGTCCACTGTACATAAGCACCTTCTTTGCTGTCAGCTATGGCCTTGGTTTTGCTTGCCTGACCGCAACGATTGTCCATGTTCTCCTTTTCCATGGAAGGTATGTAATTTCACTATGTGCTTCCTTTGTCCTTTGAGCAAAAGTAGCGAGATATGCGACTAAACTTGCAATATAATACTTGTGTCCAGTGAAATTTGGCAGTTAAGCAAATCAGCTTTCCAGGATAGAAAGATGGATGTACACACAAAGCTTATGAGGAGATACAGGCAGGTTCCTGAATGGTGGTTCATTTGCATCCTTGTCACCAGTGCTGCAATCGCCGTGTTCACTTGTGAGTACTACATTGAGCAACTTCAGTTACCCTGGTGGGGGATACTGCTTGCATGTGccctctccattttctacaccCTTCCAATTGGAATCATTACAGCAACAACCAACCAGGTATATATGAACTCCAAACATGAATTAACGCAGATGGATACTATATGCATGTCTTACAGCTCCAGCTAGGAGCAGCTAGCAGTTTAGCTATTTATTATATCATATTGACAGACTCCAGGTTTGAATATCATCACGGAGTACATCATGGGTTACTTGTATCCTGGACGACCTGTTGCAAACATGTGTTTCAAGGTATATGGCCACGTTGCCCCTCGTCAAGCTCTAGCATTTCTGCAAGATTTTAAGTTGGGCCACTACATGAAGATTCCCCCAAGGACCATGTTTATGGCTCAGGTCAGCTACTACACTAGTCACATGAACAATGATCATTACTTGTCCAAGATAGTCACATTTAATTTTTCCCATTGTATCAATTGTACGTGTCCCTAACTAAAAGTGAAGTTATTGAAAATAACAGGTTGTAGGCACTTTGATATCAGCATTTGTGTACCTTGGAACAGCATGGTGGATGATGGACACAATCCCCAATATATGCAACACCGAGCTCCTCCCAGCAGGCAGCCCTTGGACCTGTCCTTACGACCATTTATTCTACGATGCATCAGTCATATGGGGCCTTATTAGCCCACGCAGAATATTCGGTGATTTGGGAACTTACTCTGCTGTGAACTGGTTCTTTTTGGGCGGTGCCATTGCTCCCCTCCTTGCCTGGCTTGCACACAAGGCATTCCCAGGCCAAAAATGGATCTTACTTGTCAATATGCCTGTGCTTCTTGGTGGAATCAGTCATATGCCTCCTGCCACTGCAGTCAACTACACTGCGTGGATATGTGTTGCATTTTTGTCAGGTCATGTGGTCTATAAGTACAGACATAACTGGTGGAAGAGACACAATTACCTTCTTTCAGGTGCCCTTGATGCTGGTTTGGCATTCATGGCTGTCTTGATATATTTATGCCTGGAACTAGATAACACCACTTTGAACTGGTGGGGCAATGTTTCAGATGGATGTCCTCTGGCTTCTTGCCCCACTGCAAAGGGTATAATTGTAGATGGTTGTCCGGTGCATAATTGAGAATATTCTCATGCATCCACGGCAGGCCTGGGAATAAAACTGAGAGCAAAAAAAGATGAATGAGGGCTGCAGGGATGAGAGGGTTTGCATGATATTCTTCTTTGTATATAAATAAAGATTCAGAATATTCACTAAAGGTCTGCATTTAGAAAGAATAAAGAAGAAATCCCCCATGACAGTTTAAATTTGGGTACCTGGCTTTTAGCAAGTAAGGCTTTAATGTCAAATCTTGTTTGGATGGCAAAATCTTTAATTGCGTAGTAACATCAGTATGAAGGTAATGCCTTGCAAATTTCACTTGCTAAAAGCCAGGCACCCAAATTCGAATAATTCGAGCAGACAACATTGACTTGCACAATTATTTAAACAAATAAAACAAAATTGGATACAAGTAGAAGGTTGCAATTTGCATCAGAAAAATCAACTGTTCTACGGCAAATATTAAAATCTATCACTTCTTTCAATTATTATCTAGATATGAGGTACTATGTAGCAGTGCATTTGGTAAACACATTCCTTGTGTTCAGGGTGATAGCAGAATGTGCACCACTGATGATAGGAGGTAACGATGATACAGTTCTGCAAGCTTGCTGTATGAGTCTCGCCTTTTATAACAAAACCATAATACCATGAAATTGGTTTACCTGTTGCCATCATATATAACTGGGTAAACTGGAGAGTTCACAATATATGCAAAAATTTCTTCAACTTCATGTCTGACTGCCAAAAGAAAGTGTAAGGTATGAGTGACCAAATATATGTACAGAGAGAGTATTTAAGGAAAATCAGAACTCAACACCAAGGGTGCAGAACTTCAGAAAATTGTACTGTAGTTCCCACGGTCACAAGTAAAAATATTAACTGAAGCAACGGCACTATAACCTGTGGCATGGCTACTTACTCTGCAGAAATCCATCAATGCATCCGCTCTGAACTTTTGCTCCTGAACCAATGCTGGGCAGATGGGGATCCGGCGGCATTGCACAGCCGGAGGAGATGGGATCCGGCGGCGGGGCGTGCAGGGCCGGGGAGGGTCGGGGCGGCCAGAGGAGATGGGATCCGGCGGCGGGGCGTGCAGGGGCGGGGAGGGCCGCGGCGGCCAGAGGAGGAGATATTTTTTTTTTCGGAGGGCCAGAGGAGGAGATGGAAGTCAATTCCATCGAAATCAGACCGGGCAAAGCTCCGTAACGGCACAATCCTAATTTTGTTCATCCGTTCTGTGTTTTGTCTTTCAGTTTTTTCTGATTTTTCGTTcttttttcattttcatttttatttttctttctttttcatttttattttttcatttttcaAACATCTTTCCAAATTCATGATTGCAAACATCATTCCAAATTCATGAATATGCTTTTGaaatcgtgaacattttttgaattcgcGAACATTTCATGAAATTGTGGAATATTGTTTGAAATTATTCAACATTTGTTTGAATTggcaaacattttttgaatcaaCATTTCTGAAATCTGGTAAATTTTTTTGAAAAACATGAACTTTTTTTGTTAGACAAACATGTTTTTTAAGTCAACGGACATTTTTTGAATCAATGATTTTTTTTgtaattcatgaacattttttatcttagtgaatttttttagtgaacattatatgaaaattatttttt
Coding sequences within it:
- the LOC125528054 gene encoding oligopeptide transporter 7-like isoform X1 — translated: MASSSHQEELHEQGQEDEEGEDHDQHGDQITAPLLQPSSSPEEGEEWGEAEDSPVEQVALTVPVGDDPSTPVLTLRMWVLGATSCVALSFLNTFFGYRKEPLEITAISAQVAVVPLGRLMAVALPERAFFRGRRWEFTLNPGPFNVKEHVLITIFANAGAGSVFAINLVTAVRVFYGKPISFFVSLLVVLTSQVLGFGWAGIFRRYLVEPAAMWWPSNLVQVSLFRALHEKERRRKGGTTRTQFFMVAFACSFAYYIFPGYLFEMLTSISWICWIFPTSVVAQQLGSGLHGLGIGAIGLDWSSISSYLGSPLASPLFATANIAAGFFIYIYVVTPITYWFNVYEARSFPIFSDGLFTATGQKYNISSIVDSEFHFDANAYEKNGPLYISTFFAVSYGLGFACLTATIVHVLLFHGSEIWQLSKSAFQDRKMDVHTKLMRRYRQVPEWWFICILVTSAAIAVFTCEYYIEQLQLPWWGILLACALSIFYTLPIGIITATTNQTPGLNIITEYIMGYLYPGRPVANMCFKVYGHVAPRQALAFLQDFKLGHYMKIPPRTMFMAQVVGTLISAFVYLGTAWWMMDTIPNICNTELLPAGSPWTCPYDHLFYDASVIWGLISPRRIFGDLGTYSAVNWFFLGGAIAPLLAWLAHKAFPGQKWILLVNMPVLLGGISHMPPATAVNYTAWICVAFLSGHVVYKYRHNWWKRHNYLLSGALDAGLAFMAVLIYLCLELDNTTLNWWGNVSDGCPLASCPTAKGIIVDGCPVHN
- the LOC125528054 gene encoding oligopeptide transporter 7-like isoform X2, with amino-acid sequence MNKARKTKKGKTTTSMATKSPLHFPSSSPEEGEEWGEAEDSPVEQVALTVPVGDDPSTPVLTLRMWVLGATSCVALSFLNTFFGYRKEPLEITAISAQVAVVPLGRLMAVALPERAFFRGRRWEFTLNPGPFNVKEHVLITIFANAGAGSVFAINLVTAVRVFYGKPISFFVSLLVVLTSQVLGFGWAGIFRRYLVEPAAMWWPSNLVQVSLFRALHEKERRRKGGTTRTQFFMVAFACSFAYYIFPGYLFEMLTSISWICWIFPTSVVAQQLGSGLHGLGIGAIGLDWSSISSYLGSPLASPLFATANIAAGFFIYIYVVTPITYWFNVYEARSFPIFSDGLFTATGQKYNISSIVDSEFHFDANAYEKNGPLYISTFFAVSYGLGFACLTATIVHVLLFHGSEIWQLSKSAFQDRKMDVHTKLMRRYRQVPEWWFICILVTSAAIAVFTCEYYIEQLQLPWWGILLACALSIFYTLPIGIITATTNQTPGLNIITEYIMGYLYPGRPVANMCFKVYGHVAPRQALAFLQDFKLGHYMKIPPRTMFMAQVVGTLISAFVYLGTAWWMMDTIPNICNTELLPAGSPWTCPYDHLFYDASVIWGLISPRRIFGDLGTYSAVNWFFLGGAIAPLLAWLAHKAFPGQKWILLVNMPVLLGGISHMPPATAVNYTAWICVAFLSGHVVYKYRHNWWKRHNYLLSGALDAGLAFMAVLIYLCLELDNTTLNWWGNVSDGCPLASCPTAKGIIVDGCPVHN